From a single Fusarium fujikuroi IMI 58289 draft genome, chromosome FFUJ_chr03 genomic region:
- a CDS encoding related to Ste20-like kinase Don3 encodes MADEGVAEHYQVLEELGRGSFGVVYKGIEKATGETVAIKHIDLESNDDDIQDIQAEIAVLSTCASSYVTQYKGSFLRGHKLWIVMEYLGGGSCLDLLKPANFSETHIAIVCRELLLGIQYLHNEGKIHRDIKAANVLLSETGKVKLADFGVAAQLTNIKSQRNTFVGTPFWMAPEVIQQDGYSFKADIWSLGITAMEMANGEPPLCHIHPMKVLFHIPKNPAPRLEGNFSKDFKDFIAQCLTKDYDRRPSAKDLLRHRFIRNAGKVEALQELIARRQMWDANQNRQKHPIYYQETLQSMAPKDEQQEWVFDTVKSVAPPPKRPTIKQHRKPSSIWNAEEAMKKLDVKDGPLGGTSPAPGTVRKSTVRRAPSVAQETSTRPGSPRGSIAPKRPLQPDMSFGNSGSTMRLFRRVPSDGSNGSQGNRPVSPDDVFRDENQPRPTTSPVEPYGKEAVLGRRLYNKAVEPSLAELHAQTSAMQKREALAKLSDAFAALDAVDPEGAYHLMTSMVSSISQDNKLSATILRQPAQKTPGDGTPQGTVIVKNTTPASSPTKLVMASNNPHLRSHRRRHADTPTMYEKNFDPEKLATESKYPGQEARSGMEHCKQLSDVLYSRWVDGLRIRWPAV; translated from the exons ATGGCTGACGAAGGCGTTGCTGAGCATTACCAGGTCctcgaggaacttggcc GTGGCAGTTTTGGCGTCGTATACAAAGGCATTGAGAAAGCAACTGGCGAAACTGTCGCTATCAAACAT ATCGACCTTGAATCCAACGATGATGATATCCAAGATATCCAGGCCGAAATCGCTGTTCTGAGCACTTGCGCCAGCTCGTACGTTACCCAATACAAAGGCTCTTTTTTGCGAGGCCACAAGTTATGGATTGTCATGGAATATCTCGGCGGCGGATCCTGTTTGGACCTG CTGAAACCCGCCAACTTCAGCGAAACGCACATTGCTATTGTTTGTCGCGAACTGCTGCTCGGCATCCAATACCTTCACAATGAGGGCAAGATTCAcagagatatcaaggccGCCAATGTACTCTTATCCGAGACCGGCAAAGTCAAGCTTGCCGATTTTGGAGTTGCGGCCCAATTGACCAACATCAAATCGCAACGAAACACTTTTGTCGGAACACCTTTCTGGATGGCCCCAGAGGTGATTCAGCAAGACGGCTACAGCTTCAAGGCCGATATCTGGTCTCTGGGTATCACAGCTATGGAGATGGCCAACGGCGAACCCCCACTATGTCACATCCACCCCATGAAGGTCCTCTTTCACATCCCGAAAAATCCGGCTCCTCGTCTTGAGGGCAACTTTAGCAAAGATTTCAAGGACTTCATTGCACAGTGCCTCACCAAGGACTATGACCGTCGACCATCTGCAAAAGACCTACTACGCCACCGTTTCATCCGTAACGCGGGCAAGGTGGAGGCTCTACAGGAACTTATTGCTCGTCGACAGATGTGGGACGCCAACCAGAACAGACAGAAGCATCCTATTTACTATCAAGAGACCCTTCAAAGCATGGCCCCTAAGGATGAGCAGCAGGAATGGGTCTTTGACACAGTAAAGTCTGTTGCACCGCCTCCCAAGAGGCCAACCATCAAGCAGCACCGGAAACCCTCATCCATCTGGAACGCCGaagaggcgatgaagaagctggatgtcaaggatggccCTCTTGGAGGAACTTCTCCCGCCCCGGGTACTGTCAGAAAGTCAACGGTCCGACGAGCACCGTCTGTAGCTCAAGAAACATCAACGCGGCCTGGTTCTCCCCGGGGTTCTATCGCTCCTAAGAGACCTCTCCAACCAGATATGTCGTTTGGCAATTCAGGATCGACTATGCGTCTTTTCAGAAGAGTCCCTTCAGATGGTTCAAACGGGAGTCAAGGGAACCGACCAGTCTCCCCCGACGATGTCTTCCGTGACGAGAACCAGCCTCGTCCTACCACATCCCCTGTTGAACCGTATGGCAAGGAGGCTGTACTGGGGAGACGCTTGTACAACAAAGCTGTGGAGCCTTCTCTGGCCGAGCTACATGCTCAAACCTCTGCGATGCAGAAGCGAGAAGCGCTGGCCAAGTTATCTGATGCTTTCGCAGCCTTGGACGCAGTCGATCCTGAGGGGGCCTATCACCTTATGACGAGCATGGTATCATCAATCTCTCAAGACAACAAGCTTAGCGCAACGATCCTTCGACAGCCTGCTCAGAAGACTCCTGGGGACGGCACCCCGCAAGGTACTGTGATTGTCAAGAACACCACCCCTGCGTCGAGTCCAACCAAGCTCGTCATGGCCTCAAACAATCCTCATTTGCGCAGCCATCGACGCCGTCATGCTGATACTCCTACCATGTATGAGAAGAACTTTGACCCTGAGAAGTTGGCTACCGAGAGCAAATATCCTGGTCAGGAGGCCCGGTCCGGCATGGAGCATTGCAAGCAGTTATCCGACGTGCTCTACTCACGTTGGGTAGACGGTCTTCGAATCCGTTGGCCCGCTGTCTGA
- a CDS encoding probable SH3-domain protein Cyk3, with amino-acid sequence MAPAAPPLPTRFPCWCRAVYSWGGESKRDLGFIEGDLIECLNAGDGSWWVGRLYRDRRTVGSFPSNFVELLPSQFRPTTKSVPAPVPNAPPSTAPTKSRTFRKPFEAYAKAPHYTSAKQPEIFKETPKPKERQNSGASFAPSTHETERGPSPAPPQSYNHRGPSPAPPQAHDHRAPSPAPSPAPSHHYGSRAPSPAPMHSYHSRAPSPAPMQSYHHSRAPSPAPPHGYDARGPSPAPPMHQSYGYASRGPSPAPSFHRQIVPYRGGQDRGNSPPPPPPPPHRQMTRGGSNDLHRRSIDISRHGSNASFQPFSPSRQNSNNSYRPPQPPQPTIRHGSRGSFDDRSYMPYTPGRNSPVPPSPAGGMTPSPLREAMDGVMEQLDVLGGGLGRPGQAPSPEPPADPWSPESFDMLSHRSTRRDQERSRPKTSMGIAQDEGYETYSGESSQEVSYQSGGREDKLSSYVDRMEKRFQQMHRQNSRTSEPDDDQPPPPPPKNVPYERPKSSMGRSIEPERKLRARKSAYEIGRGVARTLTTKTNSTNSSSGNQSNTSSSTQSTSRTLWSGTSAGAFSTTSAGSLARSGKRQRAQSALGARDLEIDRPDSPFTGVTYHSSHASDSPAQQRPQTQVGFHDDPSLELGGLVQPKPPKRNIFRKIFDTAKTGVASSRGGLVAGGLGMDSPKSPFARSMPAGASPMPGMGSTPTNRDVVTEMGLSGGVDWVQVRRDVNRSNSLSTIELTERRERCQMMDHPALNPVDELYEGVEGDEGADGEPVQEPTNYQGINLSQVDKNSRFISGLPPAITAIQLATTYVCRPYRSEVQRLRAIFTWVSEKICWEEDFEGEIDTSRVIQAKRACAEEYAVLVMEMCSAIGIHCEIVRGYLKSPGEVSEINIMPRPNHWWNAVLVENEWRMIDCCLASPSYPRRGLYSNANNTADPWWFLTRPLEICWTHIPEHHSQQHIVPPVAHETLLNLPCACAPFFRNGFEMVDYNTALTRIEDLEMVHIKFSVPCDVEIAAEVEVRGYSRDADGDVFESGDIVKKRALAQAEWFNGIKRYTVKALLPGDEGQGTLKIYAGKRGLMHSIKDIPHPLAFALPIVHTGENPPYEFVTRHPTPHAQRHDIYVVQPQCQRLALNNTFVFAIRQHPSSLGGSALTPSSNPGGTSPIPFARPSSALSMNASSVSGSTPSSATGTVAGKKPAKLAIQTPGGKILRLMRKEDRKGIHVGGRSLSGSETASDGGTWETIIKCSEKGVWRGLVLADRTARWCVFAEWTSLEFLLMFGCFVF; translated from the exons ATGGCACCCGCTGCACCACCTCTGCCGACGAGGTTCCCATGTTGGTGTAGAGCTGTATACTCATGGGGAGGAGAG TCGAAACGAGACCTGGGATTCATTGAGGGTGATCTAATAGAATGTTTGAATGCTGGTGATGGTTCGTGGTGGGTAGGCAGACTATACCGAGATCGACGGACCGTGGGATCGTTCCCTTCCAACTTTGTTGAGCTTCTCCCCTCTCAATTCCGACCAACAACCAAATCTGTTCCGGCTCCTGTACCAAACGCACCACCAAGTACTGCACCGACAAAATCCAGAACGTTTCGAAAGCCATTCGAAGCATACGCCAAGGCTCCTCACTACACCAGTGCGAAACAACCCGAGATCTTCAAAGAGACCCCGAAACCTAAGGAGCGACAAAACTCTGGTGCTTCATTCGCACCTAGTACTCATGAAACGGAACGAGGTCCATCGCCTGCACCTCCTCAGTCATATAACCACCGAGGTCCTTCACCTGCGCCACCTCAAGCCCACGATCACCGGGCTCCTTCGCCCGCACCCTCACCGGCACCTTCTCACCACTATGGCTCACGGGCTCCATCTCCAGCTCCTATGCACAGTTACCACTCGAGGGCTCCTTCACCTGCGCCAATGCAAAGCTACCACCATTCGAGGGCTCCATCAccagctcctcctcatgGTTACGATGCAAGGGGGccttctcctgctcctccgaTGCACCAAAGTTATGGCTATGCTTCAAGAGGTCCATCTCCCGCGCCATCTTTCCATCGTCAAATAGTCCCTTATCGAGGAGGACAGGATAGAGGTAACTCACCGCCTCCCccaccaccgcctcctcACCGGCAGATGACGAGAGGAGGATCCAACGATCTGCATAGGAGATCTATTGATATCTCCCGTCATGGATCCAATGCCTCTTTCCAGCCCTTCTCGCCCTCTAGGCAAAATTCTAATAATTCCTACCGACCGCCACAGCCACCACAACCAACAATTAGGCATGGATCTAGAGGATCTTTCGATGATAGGTCATATATGCCATATACCCCTGGCAGGAACTCCCCTGTTCCGCCATCGCCCGCTGGAGGTATGACGCCTTCTCCATTGAGAGAGGCCATGGATGGAGTCATGGAGCAATTGGACGTACTAGGTGGTGGTCTTGGACGGCCTGGCCAAGCTCCTTCACCCGAGCCACCTGCCGATCCTTGGTCTCCAGAATCCTTTGATATGCTGTCCCATCGTTCAACTAGGAGGGACCAGGAGCGAAGCAGGCCTAAAACCTCGATGGGAATCGCGCAAGATGAGGGGTATGAAACATATAGCGGCGAATCGTCTCAAGAGGTGTCTTATCAGagtggaggaagagaagacaaaCTCAGCAGTTATGTTGATCGCATGGAAAAGCGGTTCCAGCAAATGCATCGTCAGAACTCAAGGACTAGCGAGCCTGATGATGACCAGCCACCTCCTCCGCCCCCTAAAAATGTGCCGTACGAGCGGCCGAAATCGTCTATGGGCCGGTCTATTGAGCCTGAGCGAAAGCTACGAGCTCGCAAGTCGGCATATGAGATCGGAAGAGGAGTTGCCCGCACATTAACAACAAAAACCAACTCGACCAATTCGTCGTCAGGCAATCAAAGCAAcaccagctcatcaacacaaAGCACTTCAAGGACCTTATGGAGCGGGACATCAGCTGGCGCTTTCAGCACTACTAGTGCGGGAAGCCTTGCACGCTCAGGCAAGCGTCAACGTGCACAAAGTGCCCTGGGAGCACGAGACCTGGAAATTGACAGACCGGACTCTCCTTTCACAGGAGTCACCTATCACAGCAGTCATGCAAGTGATTCTCCAGCGCAACAGCGTCCCCAGACCCAAGTCGGCTTCCATGATGATCCTTCGTTGGAATTGGGAGGCTTGGTGCAACCAAAACCACCCAAGAGGAACATCTTCCGCAAAATATTTGACACCGCCAAAACAGGTGTTGCGAGCAGCCGTGGCGGTCTCGTTGCTGGTGGTCTCGGTATGGACTCGCCAAAATCACCCTTTGCTCGTTCAATGCCAGCTGGAGCTTCGCCTATGCCAGGTATGGGTAGCACGCCTACCAATAGAGACGTTGTGACAGAAATGGGACTGAGTGGCGGTGTTGATTGGGTTCAGGTCCGACGTGATGTGAATCGTTCCAATTCGCTCAGTACAATAGAGTTGACTGAGCGCCGCGAGCGATGTCAAATGATGGATCACCCTGCCCTTAATCCTGTCGATGAGCTCTACGAGGGCGTcgaaggagatgaaggggCTGACGGAGAGCCAGTCCAGGAACCCACCAACTACCAAGGGATTAACTTGTCTCAAGTAGACAAGAACTCCCGATTCATCAGCGGTCTTCCTCCCGCCATAACAGCCATCCAACTTGCCACTACATACGTATGCCGACCCTACAGGAGCGAGGTCCAGCGGCTGCGAGCGATCTTTACGTGGGTCTCCGAGAAGATCTGCTGGGAAGAGGACTTTGAGGGTGAAATCGACACATCACGGGTTATCCAGGCCAAAAGGGCGTGTGCTGAGGAGTATGCTGTCCTAGTGATGGAGATGTGTTCTGCTATCGGTATCCACTGTGAGATCGTTCGAGGCTATCTCAAGTCTCCAGGGGAGGTTTCCGAAATCAACATCATGCCACGACCCAACCATTGGTGGAATGCCGTTCTCGTTGAAAATGAGTGGCGCATGATTGACTGCTGTCTTGCCAGCCCCTCGTATCCTCGGCGGGGTTTATACTCCAATGCCAATAACACGGCCGATCCGTGGTGGTTCTTGACCAGGCCACTGGAGATTTGCTGGACACATATCCCAGAACATCACAGTCAGCAGCACATCGTACCACCTGTCGCACACGAAACATTGCTCAATCTGCCATGTGCTTGTGCGCCCTTCTTCCGCAATGGTTTTGAGATGGTGGACTACAACACTGCATTGACTCGAATCGAAGATCTAGAGATGGTTCATATCAAATTCAGCGTTCCATGCGACGTGGAGATCGCCGCCGAGGTCGAAGTTCGAGGCTATTCGAGAGATGCAGACGGAGATGTTTTTGAAAGCGGCGATATTGTCAAGAAGAGGGCACTGGCTCAAGCTGAATGGTTCAATGGCATCAAGCGATACACTGTCAAAGCTCTACTGCCTGGAGATGAAGGGCAAGGTACCTTGAAGATTTATGCTGGCAAGCGAGGCCTTATGCACAGCATCAAGGATATTCCACACCCCCTTGCCTTCGCATTGCCTATTGTCCACACAGGTGAAAACCCGCCCTATGAGTTTGTCACAAGACATCCAACTCCTCACGCACAGCGACATGATATCTATGTGGTTCAGCCGCAGTGCCAAAGGCTTGCTCTTAACAATACTTTTGTCTTCGCCATCAGACAGCACCCAAGTTCGCTGGGTGGATCGGCACTTACACCGTCATCTAATCCAGGCGGCACCAGCCCCATACCGTTCGCCCGCCCCAGTTCAGCGCTGAGCATGAATGCGTCCAGTGTTAGCGGCTCGACCCCAAGCTCAGCTACGGGCACTGTGGCTGGGAAGAAGCCTGCCAAGTTGGCGATTCAGACTCCGGGAGGCAAGATCCTCCGTCTTATGAGGAAGGAGGATCGTAAGGGTATTCACGTTGGAGGTCGAAGTCTCTCAGGTAGCGAAACTGCTAGTGATGGTGGAACCTGGGAGACAATAATCAAGTGTTCAGAGAAGGGTGTATGGCGAGGTCTTGTACTCGCAGATCGCACAGCTCGATGGTGTGTCTTTGCTGAATGG ACTTCGTTGGAGTTTCTTCTTATGTTTGGTTGTTTCGTCTTCTAA